From Deinococcus planocerae, the proteins below share one genomic window:
- a CDS encoding helix-turn-helix domain-containing protein: MQLHERLRELRTERSLRLKDIAENAGISVPYLSDLERGRTNPSLETLQTLAGAYGITVHDLLEGVEFYGGATEAALPKGLAELVADPVLGGQLTPDWVRTLTRIELRGRRPQAKGDWYEIYLHLRRILD; the protein is encoded by the coding sequence ATGCAATTACACGAACGACTCCGCGAACTCCGCACCGAGCGGTCCTTGCGTTTGAAAGACATTGCCGAGAACGCCGGGATCAGCGTGCCGTACCTCAGCGATCTGGAACGGGGCCGGACCAACCCCAGCCTGGAGACCTTGCAAACGCTGGCCGGGGCTTACGGCATCACCGTCCACGACCTGCTCGAAGGGGTGGAGTTCTATGGCGGTGCTACGGAAGCGGCCTTGCCCAAGGGGCTCGCCGAACTGGTGGCCGACCCCGTACTCGGTGGGCAGCTCACGCCGGACTGGGTGCGGACCCTGACCCGGATCGAGTTGCGCGGGCGTCGGCCACAGGCCAAGGGAGACTGGTACGAGATCTACCTGCACCTTCGGCGCATTCTCGACTAA
- a CDS encoding WD40 repeat domain-containing protein, which produces MSFALLAALAAPTWTLTRTSVVGFSSQGQLITREEANGRFLPELTLRDPDTAEVTGRVVFPEAGGDVGDLLAVTPDLKAAAWVGADGDTLTVRSPSGRWSSSIPGVRGSRELLFSPDGRTLAVANDNGYVQLWNVADGVRRATLLMRSRPDQLAFRPDSQVLAVNERVWSRDGSVSVWSLDTGERRGTVPGTQGLSRSIFAYAPDGQTLLMETPRFTVGWIDPESGEAVRQVPTFVTPCPKGSPFPKCAHAPFAASLSADGSRLALNVVPGSYEAGARVLVYDTRTTRLVRAEHLGRASAALTPRGEALLVSGPGATLSRRP; this is translated from the coding sequence ATGTCCTTCGCCCTGCTCGCCGCCCTCGCCGCGCCGACGTGGACTCTGACTCGCACCTCCGTCGTGGGCTTTTCCTCCCAGGGTCAGCTCATCACCCGCGAGGAGGCGAACGGCCGCTTCTTGCCCGAACTCACGCTACGCGACCCCGACACGGCCGAGGTCACCGGCCGAGTGGTCTTTCCCGAGGCGGGGGGCGACGTGGGGGATTTGCTGGCCGTCACGCCCGATCTGAAGGCCGCCGCGTGGGTGGGCGCGGACGGCGACACCCTCACGGTGCGCTCGCCCTCCGGGCGGTGGTCGTCGAGCATCCCCGGCGTGCGCGGCTCGCGCGAGTTGCTGTTCAGCCCGGACGGCCGCACGCTCGCGGTCGCCAACGACAACGGCTACGTGCAACTGTGGAACGTCGCGGACGGCGTGCGCCGCGCCACGCTGCTGATGCGCTCGCGGCCCGACCAGCTCGCGTTTCGGCCCGACTCGCAGGTGCTCGCGGTGAACGAGCGGGTGTGGTCGAGGGACGGCAGCGTGAGCGTGTGGAGCCTGGACACCGGCGAGCGACGCGGCACCGTGCCTGGCACGCAGGGCTTGTCACGGTCGATCTTCGCCTACGCGCCGGATGGCCAGACGCTGCTGATGGAGACGCCGCGCTTCACGGTGGGCTGGATCGATCCCGAGAGCGGCGAGGCGGTACGTCAGGTGCCGACCTTCGTGACGCCCTGCCCGAAGGGCTCACCCTTCCCGAAGTGCGCGCACGCGCCCTTCGCGGCGTCGCTCAGCGCGGACGGGTCGCGGCTGGCCCTCAACGTGGTGCCGGGCTCGTACGAGGCGGGCGCGCGGGTGCTGGTGTACGACACGAGGACGACGCGCCTCGTGCGCGCCGAGCACCTCGGCCGCGCCTCGGCGGCCCTCACGCCGCGGGGCGAGGCGCTGCTCGTGTCCGGTCCCGGGGCCACGCTCAGCCGCCGGCCCTGA